The Echinicola rosea genome has a segment encoding these proteins:
- a CDS encoding DUF6787 family protein — protein sequence MNENGFLKRLQQKWQLKSIWQVLLVLLVFACTGFTVLFIKQPIFDLLGVDMSSGGFWKTVFYLLLVLPLYQIMLLAYGFLFGQFSFFWEKEKKIFKRIGALFIRKRK from the coding sequence ATGAATGAAAATGGCTTCCTGAAAAGACTCCAACAAAAATGGCAACTCAAGAGCATCTGGCAGGTCCTGTTGGTGCTTTTGGTATTTGCCTGTACAGGATTTACGGTGCTGTTTATCAAACAACCAATTTTTGATCTTTTGGGAGTGGACATGTCCTCAGGGGGATTTTGGAAGACGGTATTTTATCTACTATTGGTCTTGCCACTTTACCAGATCATGCTACTGGCCTATGGCTTTCTCTTTGGCCAGTTTTCATTCTTTTGGGAGAAGGAGAAAAAAATCTTCAAAAGAATTGGTGCATTGTTCATCCGAAAGCGGAAATAG
- a CDS encoding M14 family metallopeptidase, which yields MKKLILVLTLAGFVFTAFAQQQYTTLFESSGGIATPAYADVMAYYEKLAEDFSEVQLKKMGKTDSGKPLHLVILDKKGSFDPESWQAEGRLVVFVNNGIHPGEPVGIDASMMYLRDILQGKENWEEDMVLALIPVYNIGGHLNRNSTTRVNQEGPKAHGFRGNARNYDLNRDFIKTDTENSKSFQEIFQWLQPHVFIDTHTSNGADYQHVMTFIETQHNMLGGAAGKYMYEKLTPGLFSQMKERGSPLVPYVNVWGDVPENGWSQFKDSPRYSSGYASLFHTISYVPEAHMLKTYRQRVESMYKLFQSYTTVFERDREEIVTAVEADREAAKNQESFDFNYQIVKENPVKIDFLGYESGHKASEISGEPRLFYDRNKPFEAAVDFYDTYSPSLSIKKPNYYVIPQGWLKVVENLRRNQVHMKTVKADSTIRVTAYHITDFETLQKPYEGHYLHSNIQVRKTSQEVSLRAGDWLVPMDQSVNGFIMEVLEPQAEDSYFAWNYFDTILQSKEGYSAYVFEDLAADYLAQNPGLQEELEKKKAADTDFARDGSAQLRWVYEHSPWKEKEHMRYPIFRVD from the coding sequence TCTTCGGGAGGAATAGCCACTCCTGCCTATGCCGATGTGATGGCTTATTATGAAAAATTGGCCGAAGATTTTTCGGAGGTTCAGCTGAAGAAGATGGGTAAAACGGACAGCGGCAAGCCCTTGCACCTTGTCATCTTGGACAAAAAGGGAAGTTTTGACCCCGAAAGCTGGCAGGCTGAAGGACGCCTGGTGGTATTTGTAAACAACGGCATCCACCCGGGTGAGCCTGTGGGCATTGATGCTTCCATGATGTACCTCCGGGATATTTTGCAGGGAAAAGAAAACTGGGAGGAAGACATGGTGCTGGCCTTGATTCCGGTTTATAACATCGGTGGGCACCTCAATAGAAATTCGACCACCCGGGTAAACCAAGAAGGACCCAAAGCCCATGGGTTTCGGGGAAATGCCCGTAACTATGACCTGAACAGGGATTTTATCAAAACAGACACTGAAAACTCCAAGAGCTTTCAGGAAATTTTTCAGTGGCTGCAGCCGCACGTCTTCATTGATACCCACACCAGCAATGGCGCAGATTACCAGCACGTCATGACCTTCATTGAGACACAGCATAATATGCTAGGCGGAGCTGCCGGAAAGTACATGTATGAAAAACTCACCCCTGGCCTCTTCAGCCAAATGAAAGAGCGTGGTTCTCCCTTGGTGCCTTATGTGAATGTCTGGGGCGATGTACCCGAAAACGGATGGTCACAGTTTAAGGATTCACCGCGGTATTCCAGCGGCTATGCTTCACTTTTCCACACCATTAGCTACGTACCAGAAGCGCATATGCTCAAAACCTATCGGCAACGGGTAGAAAGTATGTACAAACTCTTCCAGTCTTATACGACGGTTTTTGAGCGGGACAGGGAGGAGATTGTCACGGCGGTGGAAGCAGATCGGGAAGCAGCGAAAAACCAAGAAAGCTTCGATTTTAACTACCAAATTGTAAAGGAGAATCCAGTGAAAATCGATTTTCTAGGCTACGAATCAGGCCATAAGGCGAGTGAGATCTCTGGTGAGCCAAGGCTTTTTTATGACCGCAATAAGCCTTTTGAGGCAGCAGTGGATTTTTACGATACCTATTCCCCCTCGCTCTCGATCAAAAAGCCAAACTATTACGTCATTCCCCAAGGTTGGCTAAAGGTAGTAGAAAATCTACGGCGAAATCAAGTGCATATGAAGACGGTGAAGGCTGACTCTACCATTCGCGTCACGGCGTACCATATCACAGACTTCGAAACCTTACAAAAGCCCTATGAAGGCCATTACCTCCACTCCAATATTCAGGTAAGAAAGACTTCCCAAGAGGTAAGCCTTCGCGCCGGTGACTGGCTTGTGCCCATGGACCAGTCCGTCAATGGCTTCATCATGGAAGTGCTGGAGCCTCAGGCTGAAGACAGCTACTTTGCGTGGAATTATTTTGACACCATCCTTCAGTCCAAAGAAGGATATTCTGCCTATGTGTTTGAAGATTTGGCAGCCGATTACCTGGCACAAAATCCGGGATTGCAGGAAGAGCTGGAAAAGAAAAAGGCTGCCGATACTGACTTCGCAAGGGATGGTTCTGCCCAATTGAGATGGGTGTATGAACATTCTCCTTGGAAAGAAAAGGAGCACATGAGGTATCCGATTTTCAGGGTAGATTAA